The following are encoded in a window of Maylandia zebra isolate NMK-2024a linkage group LG5, Mzebra_GT3a, whole genome shotgun sequence genomic DNA:
- the nucks1a gene encoding nuclear ubiquitous casein and cyclin-dependent kinase substrate 1a — protein MSRPVRNRKVVNYSQFNESDDADEEYGDDKPKKVRPAPREHKRSKNSQDDSEDSDDKLSKPKNDSADDFGSDDEDNDFGEEDEDGGSDYEEKRGKKGKKAKVEKPSKRGPKRKRAADDSDDDREVSRKRTVRQAASKAVSKQREILLGDGGSEDEEHEDQEEPYMDPDESGSDEDFMVEDDDDSDYGHSKKRGKKVIRRRRTDKEKKSPKPRLKATVTPSPMKGKGKGRPSTKAMEKSSPKEEEEEEDPESPLEEEEEEPEKKESSPAPKKTKEAAGGEEEEEDEEEEDGSEEEAPSGED, from the exons GAACAGGAAGGTGGTGAACTACTCACAATTCAACGAGTCTGATGACGCAG ATGAGGAGTATGGTGACGACAAGCCGAAGAAGGTGCGACCAGCCCCTCGTGAGCACAAGCGCTCAAAGAACTCGCAAGATGACAG TGAGGACTCTGATGACAAGCTCTCCAAACCCAAAAATGATTCAGCAG ATGACTTTGGCAGCGATGATGAAGACAATGACTttggagaggaggatgaagatggAGGAAGTGACTATgaagaaaaaagagggaaaaagggaaagaaagccAAGGTGGAGAAGCCCAGCAAGCGGGGGCCGAAGAGAAAACGGGCTGCAG ATGACAGCGATGACGACAGGGAAGTGAGTCGAAAGCGTACAGTGCGTCAGGCGGCCTCAAAGGCCGTGTCCAAACAGAGAGAGATCCTGCTGGGAGATGGAGGCAGCGAGGATGAGGAACATGAAGATCAAGAGGAGCCCTACATGGACC CTGACGAGTCTGGCAGCGATGAGGACTTCATGGTGGAGGATGACGATGACAGCGACTACGGTCACTCCAAGAAGAGAGGCAAGAAGGTGATTCGACGGCGACGGACAGACAAGGAGAAGAAAAGCCCCAAGCCACGGCTAAAGGCCACAG TGACCCCCAGCCCAATGAAAGGAAAGGGGAAGGGGCGCCCCAGCACCAAGGCGATGGAGAAGAGCTCacccaaagaggaagaagaggaggaggacccaGAGAGTCccctggaggaggaagaggaggagcccGAGAAGAAGGAGAGTTCCCCAGCTCCCAAGAAGACAAAGGAGGccgcaggaggagaagaggaagaggaggacgaggaggaggaggatggctCAGAAGAGGAGGCACCCTCTGGAGAAGACTAG